The following coding sequences are from one Sphingomonadaceae bacterium OTU29LAMAA1 window:
- a CDS encoding molybdopterin-dependent oxidoreductase — protein sequence MSAIRTTCAYCGVGCGIVATPTGDRTATIAGDPDHPANAGKLCSKGTHLGETIGPEGRLLHPMIGQRRATWDKALDLVARRFRDTIARHGPNSVAFYVSGQILTEDYYVANKLMKGFIGSANIDTNSRLCMSSAVAGHMRAFGEDIVPASYEDLDAADLIVLVGSNTAWCHPVVYQRIMAARATRGTKLVVIDPRRTETADEADLHLAIRPGTDVALMHGLLAWCRANGAVDDAYLERHVATPDDFWNGFGEGSDLWSTARTCDVAPDDLRRFFDLFAATPRTVTMFSQGVNQSLSGTDQVNAIINLHLATGRIGKPGAAPFSITGQPNAMGGREVGGLASTLAAHMDFAPENVARVGRFWAAPNMATKPGLKAVDLFRELGHGRIKALWVMATNPAVSMPDAGRVREALTACPFVVVSDVIAETDTSVHAHVRLPAAAWGEKDGTVTNSDRTISRQRAFLPLPGEAKPDWWIVTQVARRMGWKTAFAYDRPAEIWREHCRLSAYENQGERLFALPGQAATGNAAYDAMTPFRWGGIPFADGRYSTPDGRARLVPVVQKPIAKPLADWPMTLNTGRYRDQWHTMSRTGLSPKLARHREEPLVEVHPDDAAALALADGALARVATPQGDSLFRVRIATTQRPGELFTPIHWTDRSATGGRTGLLPRPLADPISGQPGFKATPARITAVMTGWRGFVIVAGELAARPNCLWATRVAVPCGTAWDLAGNGDAAALDTLLPAGQRLEAIDAARGTRRIAILRDGRLAAALFVTRDGTLPPRDWLVEQLAEPQAAPTLLAGRAPGVQVDRGPIVCACFDVGLKTILTTIAAQRLTDVAAIGTALKAGTNCGSCRPALAKLLAEGSTHAA from the coding sequence TTGAGCGCGATCCGCACCACCTGCGCCTATTGCGGGGTCGGCTGCGGCATCGTCGCCACCCCCACCGGTGACCGCACCGCCACCATCGCCGGCGACCCCGATCACCCCGCCAACGCCGGCAAGCTCTGCTCCAAGGGCACCCACCTCGGCGAGACGATCGGCCCCGAAGGCCGCCTGCTCCACCCGATGATCGGCCAGCGCCGCGCCACATGGGACAAGGCGCTCGACCTCGTCGCCCGCAGGTTCCGCGACACCATCGCCAGACACGGTCCGAACAGCGTCGCCTTCTACGTCTCGGGCCAGATCCTGACCGAGGACTATTACGTCGCCAACAAGCTGATGAAGGGCTTCATCGGCTCCGCCAACATCGACACCAATTCGCGGCTGTGCATGTCGAGCGCGGTCGCGGGGCATATGCGGGCGTTCGGCGAGGATATCGTGCCGGCGAGCTACGAGGATCTCGACGCCGCCGACCTGATCGTGCTGGTCGGTAGCAATACGGCATGGTGCCATCCGGTCGTCTATCAGCGGATCATGGCTGCGCGTGCGACGCGTGGCACGAAGCTGGTCGTGATCGACCCGCGCCGCACTGAAACTGCGGACGAGGCGGACCTGCACCTCGCGATCCGTCCCGGCACCGATGTCGCGCTGATGCACGGCCTGCTGGCATGGTGCCGCGCGAACGGCGCCGTCGACGACGCCTATCTGGAGCGCCACGTCGCGACTCCCGACGATTTCTGGAACGGGTTCGGAGAGGGGAGCGACCTGTGGTCGACGGCGCGCACATGCGATGTTGCGCCGGACGACCTCAGGCGCTTCTTCGACCTGTTCGCCGCGACGCCGCGCACGGTGACGATGTTCAGCCAGGGCGTGAACCAGTCGCTCAGCGGGACGGATCAGGTCAACGCGATCATCAACCTGCACCTCGCGACGGGTCGCATCGGCAAGCCCGGTGCCGCACCGTTCTCGATCACGGGACAGCCCAATGCGATGGGCGGGCGCGAGGTCGGCGGGCTGGCGTCAACGCTGGCGGCCCACATGGACTTCGCGCCCGAGAACGTCGCGCGCGTCGGGCGGTTCTGGGCCGCGCCGAATATGGCGACCAAGCCGGGTCTGAAGGCGGTCGACCTGTTCCGCGAACTCGGCCACGGGCGGATCAAGGCGTTGTGGGTGATGGCGACCAATCCTGCCGTATCGATGCCCGACGCGGGGCGGGTGCGCGAGGCGCTGACGGCGTGTCCCTTCGTCGTGGTCAGCGACGTGATCGCGGAGACCGACACCAGCGTCCACGCCCACGTCCGCCTGCCCGCCGCCGCCTGGGGCGAGAAGGACGGCACCGTCACCAATTCCGACCGCACGATCAGCCGCCAGCGCGCGTTCCTGCCGCTGCCCGGCGAGGCGAAGCCCGACTGGTGGATCGTCACGCAGGTGGCGCGGCGGATGGGGTGGAAGACCGCCTTCGCCTACGATCGGCCCGCCGAAATCTGGCGCGAACATTGCCGGCTGTCGGCCTATGAAAATCAGGGCGAGCGCCTGTTCGCGCTGCCGGGTCAGGCGGCGACCGGCAATGCCGCCTATGACGCGATGACGCCGTTCCGCTGGGGCGGCATCCCGTTCGCCGACGGGCGCTATTCCACGCCGGACGGCCGTGCACGGCTGGTGCCGGTGGTGCAGAAGCCGATCGCGAAGCCGCTCGCCGACTGGCCGATGACGCTCAACACCGGGCGGTATCGCGACCAGTGGCACACGATGTCGCGGACCGGCCTGTCGCCCAAGCTGGCGCGCCATCGCGAGGAGCCGTTGGTGGAGGTGCATCCCGACGATGCCGCCGCATTGGCACTGGCCGACGGTGCACTGGCCCGGGTTGCGACGCCGCAGGGGGACAGCCTGTTTCGCGTGCGGATCGCGACGACGCAGCGGCCGGGCGAGCTGTTCACGCCGATCCACTGGACCGACCGGAGTGCGACGGGTGGCCGCACCGGGCTTTTGCCGCGCCCGCTCGCCGACCCGATTTCCGGGCAGCCGGGCTTCAAGGCGACGCCGGCGCGGATCACTGCGGTCATGACGGGGTGGCGGGGCTTCGTCATCGTCGCGGGTGAGCTGGCCGCCCGGCCGAATTGCCTGTGGGCGACGCGGGTCGCGGTTCCGTGCGGCACGGCGTGGGACCTTGCAGGAAATGGCGATGCCGCGGCGCTCGACACGCTGTTGCCGGCGGGGCAGCGGCTGGAGGCGATCGACGCGGCACGGGGAACGCGCCGTATCGCGATCCTGCGCGACGGGCGGCTGGCCGCGGCGCTGTTCGTCACCCGCGACGGCACGCTGCCACCGCGCGACTGGCTGGTGGAGCAACTCGCCGAGCCGCAGGCCGCGCCGACGCTGCTCGCGGGTCGCGCGCCCGGCGTTCAGGTCGATCGCGGTCCGATCGTCTGCGCCTGTTTCGATGTCGGGCTGAAGACCATCCTGACGACGATCGCCGCCCAACGCCTGACCGATGTCGCCGCGATCGGCACCGCGTTGAAAGCGGGCACCAATTGCGGCTCGTGCCGGCCGGCGCTCGCCAAACTCCTCGCCGAAGGATCGACCCATGCCGCATGA
- the nirD gene encoding nitrite reductase small subunit NirD has protein sequence MIGEWLDIGWVDEIPVRGSRTVQVTGGDDIAVFRTGDGKVFALLDRCPHKHGRLSQGIVHGGAVACPLHNWRISLTTGEALGEDKGCTPVVPVKVSAGRVLICRTSVLAAAA, from the coding sequence ATGATCGGCGAATGGCTCGACATCGGCTGGGTCGACGAGATCCCGGTGCGCGGCAGCCGCACCGTGCAGGTCACCGGCGGTGATGACATCGCGGTGTTCCGCACCGGCGACGGCAAGGTCTTCGCATTGCTCGATCGCTGTCCGCACAAGCATGGGCGGTTGAGCCAAGGGATCGTGCATGGCGGCGCGGTGGCGTGTCCGCTGCACAATTGGCGGATCTCGCTGACGACGGGCGAGGCGCTGGGCGAGGACAAGGGGTGTACGCCGGTGGTGCCGGTGAAGGTGTCGGCGGGGCGGGTGCTGATCTGCCGGACCAGCGTGTTGGCGGCGGCGGCGTGA